One segment of Burkholderia multivorans ATCC BAA-247 DNA contains the following:
- a CDS encoding L-lactate MFS transporter, with translation MSSVIDPGARAGAAPFFSKEATIAQPGFSRWMVPPAALAVHLCIGQAYAFSVFNGPLTKVIGITESAPDDWSLTTLGWIFSLAIFFLGLSAAFAGKWLERVGPRRTMFTAACCFGGGFLISALGVKLHQIMLLYLGYGVVGGIGLGLGYVSPVSTLIRWFPDRRGMATGMAIMGFGGGAMIAAPMSVALMNHFKTATSVGVAETFVVLGIAYFISMSIGALAIRVPAAGWKPAGWTPPAVTKHKMITSNHVHIDEALKTPQFYLIWLVLFLNVTAGIGIIGQASVMIQESFKGAVSAAAAAGFVGLLSLFNMGGRFVWASASDWVGRKNTYFIFFAFGAVLYFCAPLFASSGQIALFVLAFCLILSMYGGGFSTVPAYLADMFGTAYVGGIHGRLLTAWAAAGIAGPVLVNYIRAYEVAHGVVKADAYTMTVHIMASLLVIGFICNLFVTRVNERHHMTDAQLDAGK, from the coding sequence ATGAGCAGCGTTATCGATCCAGGCGCCCGTGCGGGCGCCGCGCCGTTTTTTTCGAAGGAAGCGACCATCGCGCAGCCGGGGTTTTCGCGCTGGATGGTGCCGCCCGCCGCGCTGGCCGTCCATCTGTGCATCGGGCAGGCCTATGCGTTCTCGGTCTTCAACGGCCCGCTCACGAAAGTCATCGGCATCACGGAATCCGCGCCTGACGATTGGTCGCTGACCACGCTCGGCTGGATCTTCTCGCTCGCGATCTTCTTCCTCGGACTGTCCGCGGCATTCGCCGGCAAGTGGCTCGAACGCGTCGGCCCGCGCCGCACGATGTTTACCGCCGCCTGCTGCTTCGGCGGCGGCTTCCTGATTTCCGCGCTCGGCGTGAAGCTGCACCAGATCATGCTGCTGTACCTCGGCTACGGCGTAGTGGGCGGCATCGGGCTCGGGCTCGGCTACGTGTCGCCGGTGTCGACGCTGATCCGCTGGTTTCCCGACCGCCGCGGGATGGCGACCGGGATGGCGATCATGGGCTTCGGCGGCGGTGCGATGATCGCCGCGCCGATGTCGGTCGCGCTGATGAATCACTTCAAGACCGCGACGAGCGTCGGCGTGGCCGAGACGTTCGTCGTGCTCGGCATCGCGTACTTCATCTCGATGTCGATCGGCGCGCTCGCGATCCGCGTGCCGGCCGCCGGCTGGAAGCCGGCAGGCTGGACGCCGCCTGCCGTGACGAAGCACAAGATGATCACGTCGAATCACGTGCACATCGACGAAGCGCTGAAGACGCCGCAGTTCTACCTGATCTGGCTCGTGCTGTTCCTGAACGTGACGGCCGGGATCGGCATCATCGGGCAGGCATCGGTGATGATTCAGGAGAGTTTCAAGGGCGCCGTGAGCGCGGCGGCCGCCGCCGGCTTCGTCGGGCTGCTGTCGCTGTTCAACATGGGCGGGCGCTTCGTGTGGGCGTCGGCATCCGATTGGGTCGGACGCAAGAACACGTACTTCATCTTCTTCGCGTTCGGTGCGGTGCTGTATTTCTGCGCGCCGCTGTTCGCGTCGTCCGGTCAGATCGCGCTGTTCGTGCTCGCGTTCTGTCTGATCCTGTCGATGTACGGCGGCGGTTTTTCGACCGTGCCCGCGTATCTCGCCGACATGTTCGGCACGGCGTACGTCGGCGGCATTCACGGCCGGCTGCTGACCGCGTGGGCCGCCGCCGGCATCGCGGGGCCCGTGCTCGTCAACTACATCCGCGCATATGAAGTCGCGCACGGCGTCGTGAAGGCCGACGCATACACGATGACGGTGCACATCATGGCATCGCTGCTCGTGATCGGCTTTATCTGCAACCTGTTCGTCACGCGCGTGAACGAACGCCATCACATGACCGACGCGCAGCTCGACGCCGGCAAGTAA
- a CDS encoding MFS transporter small subunit, protein MNETVAAARPTNKALLAVFWLYVLIPLAWGVVNTLATAMKLFE, encoded by the coding sequence ATGAACGAGACCGTTGCTGCCGCTCGGCCGACCAACAAGGCGTTGCTCGCGGTGTTCTGGTTATATGTGCTGATTCCGCTTGCGTGGGGTGTCGTGAATACGCTCGCGACGGCGATGAAGCTGTTCGAGTGA
- a CDS encoding putative zinc-binding metallopeptidase, with the protein MHTFHYSRCLCHANGRIAANLADADDVAHERIRSKMRERYRTLLCDLGHGIIGSDIRRRGELPQSDATAGRADRCAQQA; encoded by the coding sequence ATGCACACCTTCCATTACAGCCGATGTTTGTGCCACGCAAACGGTCGAATCGCCGCCAACCTGGCCGACGCCGACGACGTGGCACATGAACGGATCCGCTCCAAGATGCGCGAACGGTATCGCACGCTTCTCTGCGATTTGGGGCACGGGATCATCGGATCAGACATCCGTCGACGAGGCGAGCTTCCGCAATCTGATGCGACGGCGGGTCGCGCTGACCGATGCGCTCAGCAGGCCTAG
- a CDS encoding hemerythrin domain-containing protein, with the protein MAETIFDALRESHEIQRSMMRRLLRSQPGEVRSALFEQLRIELGAHEAAEERFLYVPMLMDDRGLHPSRDALADHHRMDEIVDELRGRDSGSRGWLATLRKLSAELHDHLKEEEKIFFQISGKILRASEKTALAKHYRNDYLRMHATLADA; encoded by the coding sequence ATGGCGGAAACGATATTCGACGCACTGCGCGAAAGTCACGAAATCCAGCGCTCAATGATGCGCCGCTTGTTACGGTCGCAGCCCGGTGAAGTGCGCAGCGCGCTGTTCGAACAGTTGCGCATCGAGCTCGGTGCGCATGAAGCGGCCGAGGAACGCTTCCTGTATGTGCCGATGCTGATGGACGATCGCGGCCTCCACCCCTCCCGCGATGCGCTCGCGGATCATCACCGGATGGACGAAATCGTCGACGAGTTGCGCGGCCGCGATTCGGGTTCGCGCGGGTGGCTCGCGACGCTCAGGAAACTGTCTGCCGAATTGCACGATCATCTGAAAGAAGAGGAAAAGATATTCTTCCAGATCTCGGGAAAGATTCTGCGGGCATCCGAGAAGACGGCGCTCGCGAAGCACTACCGGAACGACTACCTTCGCATGCATGCGACGCTCGCTGATGCGTAG
- a CDS encoding catalase has protein sequence MAKIAKSRSDTRSNKNNENSDSHFGTGDELHQTAGGKHPPLTSNQGVPVSDNQNSLRATPRGPTLLEDFILREKITHFDHERIPERIVHARGSAAHGYFELTRSLSRYTTAKLFTETDRKTPVFTRFSTVAGGAGSIDTPRDVRGFAVKFYTTEGNFDLVGNNIPVFFIQDAMKFPDLVHAVKMEPDRGFPQAASAHDTFWDFISLTPESMHMIMWAMSDRAIPRSLRMIEGFGIHSFRLINAKGESTFVKFHWRPKLGLQSTVWDEAVKIAGADPDFHRRDLFEAIQRGDYPEWELAVQLFTEEEAAKFPFDHLDPTKLIPEELVPLTVIGRMVLDRWPDNFFAETEQVAFCPANIVPGIDFSNDPLLQGRLFSYLDTQLSRLGSPNFHQIPINAPKCPFANLQRDGHMQVHVPKGRVNYEPSSLMPDSPRETPHGFRSFPQQADDGAKGRVRAESFADHYSQARLFYRSQTAPEQAHLASALVFELSKVETEHVRTAVVGHLRHIDESLAKRVAAGLGLDALPPAPPAAVEPIDMPPSPALQLIGKMKPTLQGRCVGILIDDGTDAATLGALRKAVEAAGAAVKIVAPKVGGAKLSDGRRIAADGQLAGTPSVVFDAVAVLLSAAAGEQLAKEAAAVDWVRDAYGHLKAIASDEGGQALLNAGSIVEDAGVVAASDTRAFLEAAATRQWDREPKLRLLA, from the coding sequence ATGGCAAAGATAGCCAAGAGTCGATCCGATACACGTTCCAATAAGAACAACGAGAACAGCGATAGCCATTTCGGAACGGGAGACGAATTGCATCAGACGGCCGGCGGCAAACATCCCCCTCTGACTTCCAATCAGGGCGTTCCGGTCTCGGATAATCAGAACTCCCTTCGCGCCACCCCGCGCGGTCCGACATTGCTCGAGGACTTCATCCTCCGCGAAAAGATCACGCATTTCGACCACGAGCGGATTCCCGAACGCATCGTGCATGCGCGCGGCTCGGCGGCCCACGGCTACTTCGAGCTGACGCGCTCGCTAAGCCGCTACACCACCGCCAAGCTATTTACCGAAACCGACCGGAAGACGCCGGTATTCACGCGCTTCTCCACCGTCGCAGGCGGTGCGGGCTCGATCGATACGCCTCGCGACGTACGCGGTTTCGCGGTCAAGTTTTATACGACGGAAGGCAACTTCGATCTCGTCGGAAACAACATCCCCGTGTTCTTCATCCAGGACGCGATGAAGTTCCCCGACCTCGTTCACGCGGTCAAAATGGAACCGGACCGAGGCTTTCCGCAGGCAGCGAGCGCGCACGATACGTTCTGGGACTTCATCTCGCTGACGCCCGAGTCGATGCACATGATCATGTGGGCGATGTCGGATCGCGCGATCCCGCGCTCGCTTCGCATGATCGAAGGATTCGGCATCCACAGCTTCCGACTGATCAACGCCAAAGGGGAGTCGACGTTCGTGAAGTTCCATTGGCGCCCGAAGCTCGGACTGCAATCGACCGTGTGGGACGAGGCCGTGAAAATCGCCGGCGCCGATCCGGATTTCCATCGGCGCGACTTGTTCGAGGCGATCCAGCGCGGCGATTACCCGGAATGGGAGCTCGCGGTGCAGTTGTTCACCGAAGAAGAGGCCGCCAAATTCCCGTTCGACCATCTCGATCCGACCAAGCTGATTCCGGAAGAACTGGTGCCGCTGACCGTCATCGGGCGCATGGTGCTGGACCGCTGGCCGGACAACTTCTTCGCCGAGACCGAACAGGTCGCGTTCTGCCCGGCTAACATCGTGCCCGGCATCGACTTCAGCAACGATCCACTGCTACAGGGGCGGCTCTTTTCCTACCTCGACACTCAATTGTCGCGGCTTGGCTCGCCGAACTTCCATCAGATCCCGATCAACGCGCCGAAGTGCCCGTTCGCGAACCTGCAGCGGGACGGTCACATGCAGGTCCACGTGCCCAAGGGCCGCGTGAACTACGAGCCGAGTTCGCTGATGCCCGACAGTCCGCGCGAAACGCCGCACGGCTTTCGCAGTTTCCCGCAGCAGGCGGACGATGGGGCCAAGGGCCGCGTGCGCGCGGAAAGCTTCGCCGACCACTATAGCCAGGCCCGGTTGTTCTACCGCAGCCAGACTGCGCCGGAGCAAGCGCATCTCGCTTCGGCGCTGGTGTTCGAACTGTCGAAGGTCGAGACCGAGCACGTACGCACGGCCGTGGTGGGCCACCTTCGGCATATCGACGAGAGCCTCGCGAAACGGGTCGCCGCCGGACTGGGATTGGACGCACTGCCGCCTGCACCGCCTGCCGCCGTGGAGCCGATCGATATGCCGCCGTCGCCCGCGCTGCAACTGATCGGCAAGATGAAGCCCACGCTGCAGGGCCGCTGCGTCGGCATACTGATCGACGACGGAACCGACGCCGCGACGCTGGGCGCGCTGCGCAAGGCAGTCGAAGCGGCTGGCGCGGCGGTCAAGATCGTCGCCCCGAAGGTGGGCGGCGCCAAGCTCAGCGACGGTCGTCGAATCGCCGCGGACGGACAACTCGCCGGCACGCCGTCGGTAGTGTTTGACGCCGTGGCGGTGCTGCTGTCCGCCGCTGCGGGCGAGCAACTGGCGAAAGAGGCGGCAGCCGTCGACTGGGTGCGCGACGCATACGGCCACCTCAAGGCGATCGCCAGCGACGAAGGCGGACAGGCGCTTTTGAACGCCGGCAGCATAGTCGAGGACGCGGGCGTGGTGGCGGCAAGCGACACGCGAGCATTTCTCGAAGCGGCCGCCACGCGTCAATGGGATCGCGAGCCGAAGCTTCGGCTGCTGGCGTGA
- a CDS encoding entericidin A/B family lipoprotein, translating to MAKIAMMVLALTVVLTGCNTIAGAGQDVSAGGKAITNTAEQAK from the coding sequence ATGGCAAAGATCGCAATGATGGTGTTGGCTCTGACCGTTGTGTTGACGGGCTGCAATACGATCGCTGGTGCCGGGCAGGATGTATCGGCCGGCGGTAAGGCCATTACGAACACGGCCGAACAGGCGAAGTGA
- a CDS encoding CsbD family protein yields MFEKTTGTVQKLAGKAQEAVGDVTGSADMQLDGVARQVIGGVQETYGEALEQLRDVTSRNPLATLAAVAAVGFLIGTLWSKR; encoded by the coding sequence ATGTTCGAAAAGACGACGGGCACGGTGCAAAAACTGGCGGGCAAGGCGCAGGAGGCGGTAGGCGACGTCACGGGCAGCGCCGATATGCAGTTGGACGGAGTGGCTCGCCAGGTGATCGGCGGCGTGCAGGAAACCTACGGCGAAGCGCTCGAACAGCTGCGCGACGTCACATCGCGCAACCCGCTCGCGACGCTGGCGGCGGTGGCCGCAGTGGGCTTCCTGATCGGCACGTTGTGGTCGAAGCGCTGA
- a CDS encoding IS256 family transposase, translating to MPRKRKEEVTIEPGKGLNLDPELIKQLVPGTLDRATINEQFAALKKAIFERALGGELTHHLGYEKGEAKPAGRTNHRNGTSRKRIATDNDLLDVEIPRDREGTFDPVLIAKGERRFTGFDDKIIAMYARGMSVREIQGFLLDMYGIEVSPDFISTVTDAVIDEVREWQQRPLEPMYPVVFFDALRVKIRDEGVVRNKAIYLALGVRRDGTRDVLGLWIEQTEGAKFWLRVVNDLKLRGVQDILIAVVDGLKGFPEAINTVFPETTVQTCIVHLIRNSLDFASWKDRKSVAAALKEVYRAPSAEAAAVALDAFDTSPWGTKYPPIAALWRRAWDQVIPFYAFAPDIRKIIYTTNAIESLHMQLRKIIKARGHFPSDEAALKLIWLALRNVVAKWTGSRHDWKSAMTQFALLYPERFNIGI from the coding sequence ATGCCACGCAAACGCAAGGAAGAAGTGACGATTGAACCGGGCAAGGGATTGAACCTGGACCCGGAACTCATCAAGCAACTGGTGCCCGGGACGCTGGATCGGGCGACGATCAACGAGCAATTCGCGGCCCTGAAGAAGGCGATATTCGAGCGCGCGCTGGGCGGCGAACTGACCCACCACCTGGGCTACGAGAAGGGCGAAGCCAAGCCGGCGGGCCGCACGAACCATCGCAACGGCACCAGCCGCAAGCGCATCGCAACCGACAATGACCTGCTCGACGTCGAGATTCCGCGCGACCGCGAAGGCACCTTTGATCCGGTACTGATCGCCAAGGGCGAGCGACGCTTCACAGGCTTCGACGACAAGATCATCGCGATGTATGCCCGCGGCATGAGCGTGCGGGAGATTCAGGGCTTCCTGCTGGACATGTATGGCATCGAGGTGTCGCCGGACTTCATCAGCACGGTGACTGATGCCGTGATCGACGAAGTGCGCGAATGGCAGCAGCGACCGCTCGAGCCGATGTACCCGGTCGTGTTCTTCGACGCCTTGCGAGTCAAGATCCGCGACGAAGGCGTGGTGCGCAACAAGGCGATCTACCTGGCGCTGGGCGTGCGCCGCGACGGCACACGTGACGTGCTCGGCCTTTGGATCGAGCAGACCGAGGGCGCCAAGTTCTGGCTGCGGGTGGTGAACGACCTGAAGCTGCGCGGCGTGCAGGACATTCTGATCGCCGTGGTCGACGGCCTGAAGGGCTTCCCGGAAGCGATCAACACGGTGTTCCCGGAAACGACGGTCCAGACCTGCATCGTGCATCTGATCCGGAACTCGCTGGACTTCGCCAGTTGGAAGGACCGGAAATCGGTCGCGGCGGCGCTCAAAGAAGTCTATCGGGCACCGTCGGCCGAAGCGGCCGCCGTGGCGCTGGACGCGTTCGATACGAGCCCGTGGGGTACGAAATACCCACCGATTGCCGCGCTCTGGCGCCGGGCCTGGGATCAGGTGATTCCGTTCTACGCCTTCGCGCCTGACATCCGGAAAATTATATATACGACCAACGCGATCGAGTCGCTGCACATGCAGCTTCGAAAGATCATCAAGGCGCGCGGCCACTTCCCGTCGGACGAGGCCGCGCTCAAACTGATCTGGCTGGCGCTGCGCAACGTCGTGGCCAAGTGGACCGGCTCTCGGCACGATTGGAAGAGCGCGATGACCCAGTTCGCGCTGCTTTACCCGGAACGATTCAACATTGGAATCTGA
- a CDS encoding SixA phosphatase family protein, with protein sequence MMNLILWRHAEAEDYAANDLARQLTTRGRKDAQTMARWLRGRLETNSVILASPAARTVQTVEALTDQYRTVDALAPDASVDDVLAAAGWPDGIAPTVMIVGHQPTLGSVAARLIADSDDSWSIKKGGIVWIASRSRGGDRQAILRAVLSPELV encoded by the coding sequence ATGATGAACCTGATCCTATGGCGCCACGCCGAAGCCGAAGATTACGCCGCGAACGACCTCGCGCGGCAGCTCACCACACGCGGCCGCAAGGACGCGCAGACGATGGCGCGCTGGCTGCGCGGCCGGCTCGAGACGAATAGCGTGATCCTCGCGAGCCCGGCTGCGCGCACCGTGCAAACCGTCGAGGCGCTAACCGACCAGTACCGGACCGTCGACGCGCTCGCGCCCGACGCGAGCGTCGACGACGTGCTCGCCGCGGCCGGCTGGCCGGACGGCATCGCGCCGACCGTCATGATCGTCGGCCACCAGCCGACGCTCGGCAGCGTCGCGGCGCGGCTGATCGCCGACAGCGACGACAGCTGGAGCATCAAGAAGGGCGGAATCGTCTGGATCGCCAGCCGCTCGCGAGGCGGCGACCGTCAGGCGATCTTGCGCGCGGTGCTGTCGCCGGAACTCGTTTGA
- a CDS encoding GNAT family N-acetyltransferase — MRELPTPTLPFASLPLDSTRRHLPRAAETVTSEYRLRAAWARTEDELREAQRLRYSVFAEEMGAQVSGPAGLDVDPFDAYCDHLLVRDLDTLKVVGTYRVLPPHEAARVGRLYAEGEFDLSRLTHLRGKMVEVGRSCVHSDYRSGAVIMALWGGLGAYMMQNGYETMLGCASVSMADGGHYAANLYQSLPASALTATEYRAFPHTPLPVDELQTGTVVAPPPLIKGYLRLGAKICGAPAWDPDFNCADFLTLFRLSDINARYARHFLG, encoded by the coding sequence ATGCGAGAACTGCCGACGCCTACGCTCCCTTTTGCCTCGCTTCCCCTCGATTCGACGCGGCGCCATCTGCCGCGCGCTGCTGAAACCGTCACATCGGAGTACCGCCTGCGCGCCGCGTGGGCGCGCACGGAAGACGAACTGCGCGAAGCCCAGCGCCTGCGCTACAGCGTGTTCGCCGAAGAAATGGGCGCGCAGGTCAGCGGGCCCGCCGGTCTCGATGTCGACCCGTTCGACGCGTACTGCGACCATCTGCTGGTGCGCGATCTCGACACGCTGAAGGTCGTCGGCACGTATCGCGTGCTGCCGCCGCACGAGGCGGCCCGTGTCGGCCGCCTGTACGCGGAGGGCGAGTTCGATCTGTCGCGTCTCACCCACCTGCGCGGCAAGATGGTCGAGGTCGGCCGCTCGTGCGTGCACAGCGACTACCGCAGCGGCGCCGTGATCATGGCGCTGTGGGGCGGTCTCGGCGCGTACATGATGCAGAACGGCTACGAGACGATGCTCGGCTGCGCGAGTGTGTCGATGGCCGACGGCGGTCACTACGCGGCGAATCTCTACCAGTCGCTGCCGGCCAGCGCGCTGACCGCAACGGAATATCGCGCGTTCCCGCACACGCCGCTGCCCGTCGACGAGCTGCAGACGGGCACCGTCGTCGCGCCGCCGCCGCTGATCAAGGGCTACCTGCGCCTCGGCGCGAAGATCTGCGGCGCGCCCGCATGGGATCCCGACTTCAACTGCGCGGATTTCCTGACGCTGTTCCGACTGTCCGACATCAACGCGCGCTACGCGCGGCATTTCCTCGGCTGA
- a CDS encoding MATE family efflux transporter, whose product MSDSALPRGTAVSHRRVLALAFPIVLANLTQPILGAVDTAVAGHLDGAQYLGGVALGGLFFNFVFWGFGFLRMGTTGLVAQAHGAGDTDGIRLNLLRALIVAFALGAAVLALQVPLLSFALRALGGSDAVQTTALAYSHARIWSAPFALANYVVLGYLLGVQRVRLALVAQVFINAVNIGAVLLYVYGFGWGIAGIGAATATADTCGFALGAWLLWQLRPRGLPPLAARALADRAALKRLVALNRDIFLRTLCLLGAFGWFAHLGAKQGDATLAANALLLNFQTFMAYGLDGFAHAAEALVGAAAGARDRAAFRQAVRITLFWSALGALLFALVYWAAGGWIVARLTDQAEIRAVALRYLPWAALSPIVSVWGFLLDGVFIGATQTQSLMRAMIVSFATFVAATFAAVGTFGNHGLWFALLLFMAARGVTLARYLPALTRKIGGDAQVAAAAS is encoded by the coding sequence ATGTCCGATTCCGCTTTACCGCGCGGCACGGCCGTCTCGCACCGGCGCGTGCTCGCGCTCGCGTTTCCGATCGTTCTCGCGAATCTGACGCAGCCGATCCTCGGCGCGGTCGACACGGCCGTCGCCGGCCACCTCGACGGCGCGCAGTATCTCGGTGGCGTCGCGCTCGGCGGCCTGTTCTTCAACTTCGTGTTCTGGGGCTTCGGCTTCCTGCGGATGGGCACCACCGGGCTCGTCGCGCAGGCGCACGGCGCCGGCGACACCGACGGCATCCGGCTGAACCTGCTGCGCGCGCTGATTGTCGCGTTCGCGCTCGGCGCCGCGGTGCTCGCGCTGCAGGTGCCGCTGCTGTCGTTCGCACTGCGCGCGCTCGGCGGCAGCGACGCCGTGCAGACGACGGCGCTCGCCTACAGCCATGCGCGCATCTGGAGCGCGCCGTTCGCGCTCGCCAACTATGTCGTGCTCGGCTATCTGCTCGGCGTGCAGCGCGTGCGGCTCGCGCTCGTCGCGCAGGTGTTCATCAACGCAGTGAACATCGGCGCGGTGCTGCTCTACGTGTACGGATTCGGCTGGGGTATCGCGGGCATCGGTGCCGCGACGGCGACCGCCGACACCTGCGGGTTCGCGCTCGGCGCCTGGCTGCTGTGGCAGCTGCGGCCGCGCGGGCTGCCGCCGCTCGCCGCGCGTGCCCTCGCCGATCGCGCGGCGCTCAAGCGTCTCGTCGCGCTGAACCGCGACATCTTTCTGCGCACGCTGTGCCTGCTCGGCGCATTCGGCTGGTTCGCGCATCTCGGCGCGAAACAGGGCGACGCGACGCTCGCGGCCAATGCGCTGCTGCTGAACTTCCAGACCTTCATGGCGTACGGCCTCGACGGTTTCGCGCACGCGGCCGAAGCGCTCGTCGGCGCGGCAGCCGGCGCGCGCGATCGCGCGGCGTTCCGGCAGGCGGTGCGCATCACGCTGTTCTGGTCCGCGCTCGGCGCCCTGCTGTTCGCGCTCGTCTACTGGGCGGCCGGTGGCTGGATCGTCGCGCGTCTGACCGATCAGGCCGAGATCCGCGCCGTCGCGCTGCGCTATCTGCCCTGGGCCGCGCTGTCCCCGATCGTGTCGGTGTGGGGATTCCTGCTCGACGGCGTCTTCATCGGCGCCACGCAGACGCAATCGCTGATGCGCGCGATGATCGTGTCGTTCGCGACTTTCGTCGCGGCGACGTTCGCGGCCGTCGGCACGTTCGGCAACCACGGCCTCTGGTTCGCGCTGCTCCTGTTCATGGCCGCGCGCGGCGTGACGCTCGCCCGCTACCTGCCCGCGCTGACGCGCAAGATTGGCGGCGACGCGCAGGTCGCAGCGGCCGCGTCCTGA
- a CDS encoding DUF2288 domain-containing protein has protein sequence MSSEHHSAAGASHSPLYAKLLGETAKIDWCDLERFFAQGKLLAVARDLDLVSVAEAIAGDDTDQVSRWLSAGLVARMPAETASDYAARNPELWAVVVSPWVCVQERA, from the coding sequence ATGTCCTCCGAACACCACTCCGCCGCGGGCGCGTCGCATAGCCCGCTGTACGCCAAACTGCTCGGCGAGACCGCCAAGATCGACTGGTGCGATCTCGAGCGCTTCTTCGCGCAGGGCAAGCTGCTCGCCGTCGCGCGCGATCTCGATCTCGTCAGCGTCGCCGAAGCGATCGCCGGCGACGACACCGATCAGGTCTCGCGCTGGCTGTCGGCCGGGCTCGTCGCGCGCATGCCGGCCGAAACCGCCAGCGACTACGCGGCGCGCAACCCGGAACTGTGGGCGGTCGTCGTGTCGCCGTGGGTGTGCGTGCAGGAACGCGCCTGA
- a CDS encoding acyl-CoA synthetase produces MLPAADRYDDLLTRFRWAIPAHYNIGVDACDKWADGSGRLALIHEAADGDVARFTFDDLRNASNRLANAFARAGLRRGDRIAIFLAQGPETAVAHLAAYKLGAIAVPLFTLFGADALEYRLANSEAAALVTDAAGYAKIAPLRDRLPALHTCYCIGADAADAPGVLRYDAALAAESPEFAPADTAADDPALIIYTSGTTGKPKGALHAHRVLLGHLPGVEMSQQCFPRDARLFWTPADWAWIGGLLDVLLPSWHHGVPVLARRFEKFDGDAAFALMARHGVTHAFLPPTALKLMRAVERPRERYALSLKSVASGGESLGTELTEWGRDALGVTINEFYGQTECNMVLSSCAALFEARPGAIGKAVPGHTVAIVDAHGTPLPPGVDGHIAVRRPDPVMFIEYWRNADATRDKFAGDYLLTGDTGAIDEDGFVRFVGRDDDVITSAGYRIGPGPIEDCLLTHPAVRMAAVVGVPDPTRTEIVKAFVVLNDGHVGDDALVQALQAHVRTRLAAHEYPRAIAFVDSLPMTATGKIVRRALRDA; encoded by the coding sequence ATGCTGCCCGCCGCCGATCGCTACGACGACCTGCTCACCCGCTTCCGGTGGGCGATTCCGGCGCACTACAACATCGGCGTGGACGCATGCGACAAGTGGGCGGACGGCAGCGGCCGCCTCGCGCTGATTCACGAAGCCGCGGACGGCGACGTCGCGCGCTTCACGTTCGACGACCTGAGGAACGCCTCTAACCGGCTCGCGAACGCGTTCGCGCGTGCGGGGCTGCGCCGCGGCGACCGCATCGCGATCTTTCTCGCGCAGGGCCCGGAAACGGCCGTCGCGCATCTGGCCGCCTACAAGCTCGGCGCGATCGCGGTGCCGCTGTTCACGCTGTTCGGCGCCGATGCACTCGAATACCGTCTCGCGAACAGCGAAGCGGCCGCGCTCGTCACCGACGCGGCCGGCTACGCGAAAATCGCGCCGCTGCGCGATCGGCTGCCGGCGCTGCATACCTGCTACTGCATCGGCGCCGACGCGGCGGACGCGCCGGGCGTGCTGCGCTACGACGCGGCACTCGCGGCCGAATCGCCGGAATTCGCGCCGGCCGACACGGCCGCCGACGATCCGGCGCTGATCATCTACACGTCGGGCACGACCGGCAAGCCGAAAGGCGCGCTGCATGCGCATCGCGTGCTGCTCGGCCATCTGCCGGGCGTCGAGATGTCGCAGCAATGCTTTCCGCGCGACGCACGACTGTTCTGGACGCCCGCCGACTGGGCGTGGATCGGCGGGCTGCTCGACGTGCTGCTGCCGTCGTGGCATCACGGCGTGCCGGTGCTCGCGCGCCGGTTCGAGAAATTCGACGGCGATGCGGCGTTCGCGCTGATGGCGCGGCACGGCGTCACGCACGCATTCCTCCCGCCCACCGCGCTGAAGCTGATGCGCGCGGTGGAGCGGCCGCGCGAGCGCTACGCGCTGTCGCTGAAATCCGTCGCGAGCGGCGGCGAATCGCTCGGCACCGAGCTCACCGAATGGGGACGCGACGCGCTCGGCGTGACGATCAACGAGTTCTACGGGCAGACCGAATGCAATATGGTGCTGTCGTCGTGCGCGGCGCTGTTCGAGGCACGACCGGGCGCGATCGGCAAGGCGGTGCCCGGTCACACGGTCGCGATCGTCGACGCGCACGGCACGCCGCTGCCGCCCGGTGTCGACGGACACATCGCCGTGCGTCGCCCCGATCCCGTGATGTTCATCGAATACTGGCGCAACGCGGACGCGACGCGCGACAAGTTCGCAGGCGACTACCTGCTGACCGGCGACACGGGCGCGATCGACGAGGACGGCTTCGTGCGCTTCGTCGGCCGCGACGACGACGTGATCACGAGCGCCGGCTACCGGATCGGCCCGGGCCCGATCGAGGACTGCCTGCTCACGCATCCTGCCGTGCGGATGGCGGCCGTCGTCGGCGTGCCCGATCCGACGCGCACCGAGATCGTCAAGGCCTTCGTCGTGCTGAACGACGGCCATGTCGGCGACGATGCGCTCGTGCAGGCGCTGCAGGCGCACGTGCGCACGCGGCTTGCCGCGCACGAATATCCGCGCGCGATCGCGTTCGTCGACAGCCTGCCGATGACGGCGACCGGCAAGATCGTGCGCCGCGCGCTGCGTGACGCGTGA